The segment CTTAGTCCATTCAATGGGAAACTCGTTTTCTGCATTTGAGGATATGGAAAAAAGAGCAGCCTCAAATTTTAGAGACTTTATTCAACAGACCCATTGTCAGCAGATTATATATTTAGGTGGAATTGCCAACTGTACAAAACTATCTAGACATTTACAGTCTAGGGTAGAGGTGGAAAGTATCTTAGGAGAATCAGGTTGTGCGTTAACTGTCCTACGAGCAGCAATTATTATTGGTTCGGGTGGAGCTTCTTTTGAAATTATTCGTGATTTGGTAGAGAAGTTACCCGTAATGGTAGCTCCAAAATGGCTATTAACTAAATGTCAGCCTATAGCCATAAGAAATGTGATGGATTATCTAATGGGTGTGATGCTCAAAGAAGAAGCCTACAATAAAGTCTTTGATATCGGAGGTAAAGATGTTCTCAATTATAAGGAGATGTTACTTCAGTTTGCCAAGGTGAGAGGATTACAAAGACGAATACTTGTTGTACCTGTTTTTACACCTAATTTGTCCTCGTATTGGTTATATTTTGTAACATCAACGACGTATTCTTTAGCCAGAAGTTTAGTAGAGAGTATGGGGAATGAAGTCATCTGTAATGATAAAGAAATACAAAGTATAGTACCTGTTAAACTACTTACCTATGAAGAGGCTTTAGATAGTGCTTTTCAGAAAATTGCTCAAAACGAAGTGGTATCTAGCTGGAAAGAATCCATTAGTGGTCCGGTGAGGGAAGACTTTTTAGATCTAATTCAAGTACCCAAGTATGGTTGCTTTGTTGATTTTCGAAAGTTTCCAATCGAAAGACCTGTTGATGAGGTACTGGATAATGTTTGGGCAATAGGTGGTGAGAGAGGCTGGTATTACGGAACTTGGCTGTGGAAGATAAGAGGGTTTATGGATAAACTCGTTGGGGGAGTTGGTTTAAGAAGAGGTAGAAGAAGTCAATTTGATTTAAAAACTGGAGAGGCCTTAGATTTTTGGCGAGTGATTCTTGCAGATAAAAAACATAGAAGGTTACTACTCTTTGCTGAAATGAAATTACCTGGAGAAGCATGGTTAGAGTTTAGAGTAAAGAATAAAGATGGACAACAATGGTTAGAACAAAAGGCAACATTCCGTCCCTTAGGAGTGTGGGGAAGATTGTATTGGTACCTCGTATTTCCATTGCATATGTTCGTATTCCCAGGGATGGCAAAGAATATCCTAGCCTATTCTAAATAGTTGATTTTAAACTAAAAACTATAAATAATTATCTGTTTTCATATTTAACAATTTATTAACATAATATTTTTTCGATAAGTGTATGTCTAGACACTTACATCTTTTTTAAGAGTGATGACTATACACTTGTATTTCTATCTATTGATTTATTGATTCAATTTAGAATAAAATATAATAAAGTGTATTTTATGTCATTTATAATATTCTGTTCATTTGGACTTTAATTGTACTTTGGTCCTATAATATATCGAAACTTTATTCCACCTTTGTCGTGTAATAAAAATGAAAACAAAGTAAAATTAAAAACAATAAGAACTATGAAAACGCAACAAAATACAATCATTACACACACAGTTACAGGTTATCCAGTAATCATCAAAACAGTAAAATAATTAGTTAATCATTAAACTTTTAAAATCATGAAAAACAGAACAAACACAATCGTTACTTACACTGCAACAGGTTACCCAGTAATCGTAAAAACAGTAAAATAATTTATCAATTAAAGAATCAATAAAATGAAATCACAAGAAAATATAATCATAACACATACCGTGACAGGTTATCCAATAATTATAAAATCAACAAAATAACAATTATGAAAAATTTAAAGAACACAGTACTTACGTACACAGCAACAGGTTTCCCAGTTTTAATCCCTGTAAATAGAAACAATGAAACAAAGAAAACTGAAGTAAAAGAGATAAAAGGTAATGTAAAGCAATCTGCTTAAGCATTACTTTTACAAGTAAGAAAAAAGACGCGATGGCCATAAGGCCTTTTTTTATGCCCTAAACTTTCTAACTAAAACCAGATATAAAAGATTTTCTCATTATGTTTGAAAGTAGAATTTTTAAGAAATATCACTTGACAAGCAAATGACACTAGAAGAAGTACAGAAAGTAGTCGACGAATGGATCAATACTACAGGCGTTAGATACTTTAATGAATTAACGAATACAGCCATCTTAATGGAAGAAGTGGGAGAAGTAGCCCGCATTATGTCTAGAAAATATGGCGAACAGTCTTTCAAAAAATCAGATGAAGAGGTAGATCTCGGAGATGAAATGGCAGATGTTCTATTTGTATTAGTATGTTTAGCCAATCAGACAGGCATTGATTTAACTGAAGCATTGAAAAAGAATCTTGAGAAAAAATCAATTAGAGATGCTGATAGACATAAAAATAACGATAAGCTTAAATAAAAAAAGACCATTTAATTCATCGGAGTTAAATGGTCTTTTTTATAAGGTAAGGGTTTACTTATGCTAATTGCATTTTATTCTTTTTCTTCCCTTTCCCTTTTTTATTTCTTTTGAACCACCAAACTAAGAATCCAGTTACTGGAAGAGTGGTAGCAATTAAACTGCAAATACAATAGATCCATCTACCGAATGTACCAAAGTAGTAGCCAATGTGTAAAGACTTTGCATGTATCCTCATTTGTCGACCAAGAGTATAATCTTCAAATGCAATATGAGAGTTTGGTTGGTGATCAGTGTTGAACGTTACTTTTCGACTTTGCCCATAAGAGAAAAAAGTTTCCCCTGCTGCTTTTGATACTGTATATACGGCTTGTTTTTTATTTGGGAAACTGATAGAATATCCACCTTCTTCCGGATAAATAGTATCTACGAAATCCATCTTATCTTGGAAAGACAAGTATTGATTCTCTGAATCTATTTTGTGAGGCTGATTGTCCTCTTTAGAAGGTAGCTTTCCATCAAAAAGTAAGTAAACACCATCGTTATACCATGAAAAACTCCAACACAGACCAGTGATGCACATTATGATGGAAGGGATAAGTACATAGAATC is part of the Flammeovirga agarivorans genome and harbors:
- a CDS encoding nucleotide pyrophosphohydrolase codes for the protein MTLEEVQKVVDEWINTTGVRYFNELTNTAILMEEVGEVARIMSRKYGEQSFKKSDEEVDLGDEMADVLFVLVCLANQTGIDLTEALKKNLEKKSIRDADRHKNNDKLK
- a CDS encoding SDR family oxidoreductase is translated as MKILLTGSTGYIGRRLLPLLVESGHEVICVCRDPRRFDFEDFDYSFLDSVTVVKGDLLDAKSLSHIPKDFDVAYYLVHSMGNSFSAFEDMEKRAASNFRDFIQQTHCQQIIYLGGIANCTKLSRHLQSRVEVESILGESGCALTVLRAAIIIGSGGASFEIIRDLVEKLPVMVAPKWLLTKCQPIAIRNVMDYLMGVMLKEEAYNKVFDIGGKDVLNYKEMLLQFAKVRGLQRRILVVPVFTPNLSSYWLYFVTSTTYSLARSLVESMGNEVICNDKEIQSIVPVKLLTYEEALDSAFQKIAQNEVVSSWKESISGPVREDFLDLIQVPKYGCFVDFRKFPIERPVDEVLDNVWAIGGERGWYYGTWLWKIRGFMDKLVGGVGLRRGRRSQFDLKTGEALDFWRVILADKKHRRLLLFAEMKLPGEAWLEFRVKNKDGQQWLEQKATFRPLGVWGRLYWYLVFPLHMFVFPGMAKNILAYSK